Below is a genomic region from Triticum dicoccoides isolate Atlit2015 ecotype Zavitan chromosome 5A, WEW_v2.0, whole genome shotgun sequence.
GTCACAGATGATAGCTTGGTTTGCattggaatccatcaataattgctCAACTACTTGTCTCTGAATAGATATCAAAGCACGAGTATTAATACAAATGTGCTGTAGAAAAAGATGGAAGTGCCAAACTATGGCAGGTAACCTACTTCTTGAGCAACATCTTCTTTTTCCATATCAACGGCTACTTTATGATTCTGCTGCACAAAGCTACTTTGTAATGGTGGTGCATGTTTCTTCTGCAGACATCTAAAGAAGAGTAAGGGGTTTCCTACACTGCCACCTATTGAAGAGACTTGATCCAAATAGAATGCTAACACAAGCATCAATGCCCATTCTACAGTCATTACGATCAAGATATCACGCATTCCATTGATTGGGTCTTTCAAATTTTCCCACGTCATGCCAGTGGCTCCCATAGCATTTCCAGAGAATGCATATTGACCAAGCTCATACAGTCCTCGATAGAGCGAAAATCCTGGGACAATCTCCATAACTAATATCCAACCACCTGAGTAGACAATATGAACCTTGTTACTCATATGGCCATATAACATATAAATCGAATTGCAGATTGGCTAGGCCAGCAACTTACGGGGAAAATTTATGTCCTCAATAAAAAAGCGGAAAAGAAAGGCCCCTAGTAAGCCAGAGCCAAATACATAGATGTAACCAATCACTGCAGCAGGGGGGTAGACGAAATTTGTCAATTCCAAGAAGAAAATTTAGACTTCGATATTACAGGTTTAAGTCACTGACCTGTGGCTATCTTGACAGATGAAAAGAAAGATGCCACAAAAAAGGCAAAAGCAATCTGTAAATTTATATAGACAAAGAAAAAAACAATCTGTATGCCATAGCTATTGACTCTGAAGAAATTGAGACCTGCACAAAATAAGGTCAATTTGGAATACATATATATTTTTCCCACAAAAGCAGCTTCATGAGTAAAATTGGTTCTTTCAAGAATACTCGTAAATAAATTGTGAAAACTCATTACCTATCAAGGatccaaaaatcacaaaaaatgtcATATACACAACCGATAGAATGAAGAAATAACCATAAGATATCATCCAGTAAGGTCCGTCCTTCAGACCTTGCATCTTCATCATAATTTTTAACTTTTGTTGCTTTTCATACACCAGATACGTCAACATAACCTGGAAAGGAGAGTTAATTTCCAAGCTCTACTGACTCTGTAATACACCCAGCCCTTTTGAGTGCACTTAAGGAATGTTACATCTCATCATACTCACTGGGAAAAGCAGTTCAACGATCCATGTGAAGAATAGCGGACTGATAAGAGAAGAGAGGTCGAACCTATAACTTGTTCCAACTTTGGGCATATCTTTTACATATTCCAATAACACTTCCATCCCAGGTCCTCGGATATATTTGAGATATGCGTTGGATACCTGTAGGAAACGAACACGATGTAAGAAAAGTTGCCATGTTCCACAATAAATTGGAAATACTCAGAGATGAATTAATGGGAAACAGAGCACATACAGCATTCACCAAGCGTGGAACTCGTAATGCTGCGATAAATGAAAATGCGGTTTTACCGCCATAGGTAGAGTTGTACCACACGTTTATACCGAGGCCATACTCCGTTGAGCTCAAGAAGTCATAACCTGCAAAGAACACAACTATAAACTATACATGGATGCAAAATAAGTGTTGCTAATGAGATTTCATTCTCATATTTGGGTAGATGAGCTCAAGCAATTATTAAGAACACGGGCAGCATTCAAGGGCCAGTTTATCAGAAGTTATTACGAAATTGTTTAACAAAATCTCACTGCTGTGTAAACCTGCTACAAATGCAAAGAGGCAAAAAATTGGTGCTACAAAGATAGGAAGATAACCTGCAATAAACTCGTTTGTTTTTCCTCCTCTTTGTATATAACCCTTTAATAATACATCATTGATAACTGATGTACTCTCACGCCACAACAACACACCTTCAACACACTGTATATCTGGTTCATTTCATAAAGACGTCAGAGCAGCAATAATAGCAGGTCTAAAAAAGAATCCAAACAAAAGATTAACATGTCTAATTATTCTGGTCAAACAGACTACACAAAAAGTCAGTGTTCCGTAGTCAGTACCAGTAATTATAACCATACCAAGATACAAAATCCACTGATTCACAATTAGTTTTTCTCTAACATAGTAACTAGTCAATTTGTTCCTGTCTGATTGTATTAAAAGCAGAATGCAAACAAGAAAATGTGAAAGTGAATTATGAATTATTTATAATCCATGTTTTGAATAGCGGATAGCAGGTTTGTATTCTTTGTAATGGATTAGCTTCACTATAACGGATATTGGATAGTGGGTGCTATAGCGAACGCTATATTCCCAGATCATTTATGAAAATATTCATCATTTTGAGTTATGTGTATAACTGTATATGCAGAAAGGTTTGTTGTAAAAAAACTAACATGGAATAAATACTATGTATTTATTTACGGGACATAATACACACATATTGTCAAACAAAACTGCAATTTCAGCTTACACATTGCTACAGTTGCTACCTCACATCGCTACAAAGGTACCATTGCTCTCTCGGCTGCACAATACCGCTTGTTTTACTCTAGACCATCATTCTGAACCACTATGTTTTACCCTGCCACCGCTAAACAGAAGCTACACCGACTGTCAAGTATATAATATATATAATTAGGAGAATCTTTATACAGAAGTATGTATTTTTAGATATTTGCATGCTTCAGTTATTTTCCACACAAAAAGGGCATGCACTTTAACTAGTTATGAATATTCCAACATAAGATCCATGTAAAGGCACTCGCAGTCACCCAACACTTAGAGCTGTACGAGGTTGTTCTGCTAGTCCACAGTAACTGCCATTTGCAAAGTTTGGACCTTTTGGTGTTTCTGTATTTTCTCATCTTCTTTTATGTTTGTCGGTCATTTTGAAGCCTAGGGTGTTATTGTATTTGTCATTCTGTGGTCTTCTTCTTTCTAATACAAAGATGTGCAGGTCACTTGCATATTCGAGGAAACAGAAGGACCCATCAAAGACTGAACTATTGAAAGTCCACATCTAAATAGAGGTCCTTCAAATGCAGATAAATTTTGGTGTAAAACAGTACGTCACATATCTACACTTAAGCTACTTTCCAGTAAATTAATTTAAGTTTCCCAATACAAAACTGTAAATTAAATACCTTACGGAAGGAAGTTTTAACTTACTTAGCAGGAGGGGTATGCCCCCGGCATTATATGAAATGGTCTGCGACAAGTAGGGCACACACTGAGGCTGGAGCAGATACAAAGTATCCGAAGAAGAAAATGCAGGCTCTACCAATTGTGTATACCCTGGAATGGTGTCTGAACCCTGAGACAAATCAACACAACCAGTACTTCCGTAAACACAACAAAAGAAGCCATGCAACTTATACAAGAGAAAAAGCTTAATTGGGCATAGAAGGAACTCACAACAACTATCCTGGAGAGAGCATCAAGATAATCTGTCACATTAAGAGTGGGAGCGAAAACAGGAAACAGACCTCCTGCAACACCTGTCAATTGGAAAACGGGAAGTACTCAACAAGTAAGATACATCGATCTTAATTATGAACAGTTGGTATGCATAGAGTTGCATTGTGGAAGCACGTACTTTCAGCAAACCCTCGGTCCTTTCCAGTGATGAGGACACTGGCAGGGCAAGACAAAGAGTCACGGCATGACGGATCGGGCAAATCATCAAATGGCTGGGAGACGGTTCTGACAGCCCGGAACTGAGGCTGGGGAACCTGAATCAGTGCTGGCCACCGCGGCGGGCTGGGAATCGCGCAGCTCCAGATCTGCTCCAGCGTCGAGTATTGGACGCCACACTCCCTCTTCCTGCAGGTCCCGTATATGTCGGTGTCGACGCAGGCACAACCGCAGTTGTACTTGGGCTTGTCGAGCTCATTGTTGATGATGTTCTG
It encodes:
- the LOC119301394 gene encoding ABC transporter A family member 7-like isoform X1 yields the protein MDSRRRPAGFLTQANALLRKNLCLQKRNLKTNIGITIFPILICVLLLVLQNIINNELDKPKYNCGCACVDTDIYGTCRKRECGVQYSTLEQIWSCAIPSPPRWPALIQVPQPQFRAVRTVSQPFDDLPDPSCRDSLSCPASVLITGKDRGFAESVAGGLFPVFAPTLNVTDYLDALSRIVVGSDTIPGYTQLVEPAFSSSDTLYLLQPQCVPYLSQTISYNAGGIPLLLNIQCVEGVLLWRESTSVINDVLLKGYIQRGGKTNEFIAGYDFLSSTEYGLGINVWYNSTYGGKTAFSFIAALRVPRLVNAVSNAYLKYIRGPGMEVLLEYVKDMPKVGTSYRFDLSSLISPLFFTWIVELLFPVMLTYLVYEKQQKLKIMMKMQGLKDGPYWMISYGYFFILSVVYMTFFVIFGSLIGLNFFRVNSYGIQIVFFFVYINLQIAFAFFVASFFSSVKIATVIGYIYVFGSGLLGAFLFRFFIEDINFPRGWILVMEIVPGFSLYRGLYELGQYAFSGNAMGATGMTWENLKDPINGMRDILIVMTVEWALMLVLAFYLDQVSSIGGSVGNPLLFFRCLQKKHAPPLQSSFVQQNHKVAVDMEKEDVAQERQVVEQLLMDSNANQAIICDNLRKVYPGKDGNPDKLAVRGLSLALPKGQCFGMLGPNGAGKTSFISMMVGLTKPTSGTAYAHGMDIRMDMDNIYTNMGVCPQHDLLWETLTGKEHLFFYARLKNLKGAALVKAVNDSLKSVNLFHGGVGDKQVGKYSGGMKRRLSVAISLIGDPKVVYMDEPSTGLDPASRNNLWNIVKEAKRNRAIVLTTHSMEEAEVLCDRLSIFVDGEFQCLGNPKELKARYGGAYIFTVTTSPEQEPEIEELVHRLSPRANKIYSLSGTQKFELPKQDVRIADVFHAVERAKSRLSIHAWGLVDTTLEDVFIKVAKGSPVFNDVA